The proteins below come from a single Cricetulus griseus strain 17A/GY chromosome 6, alternate assembly CriGri-PICRH-1.0, whole genome shotgun sequence genomic window:
- the Tbc1d17 gene encoding TBC1 domain family member 17 isoform X1, translating to MEASSYRVVFEKGGVYLHTSARKHQDPDSLIAGVIRVVEKDSDVLLHWAPVEEAGDPTQILFSKKDSSGVEPSTTEEEPTFDPGYEPDWAVISTVRPRPHLAEPRRGAEPSCPQSSWAFSVSLGELKSIRRSKPGLSWAYLVLVTQAGGSLPALHFHRGGTRALLRVLSRYLLLASSPQDPRLYLVFPHDSSALSNSFHHLQLFDQDSSNVVSRFLQDPYSTTFSSFSRVTNFFRGALQPHPEGASPPDLPLRPDDEPEPGFEVISCVELGQRPTVERGPPVTEEEWTRHVGPDGRLHNIPELKNRIFSGGLSPGLRREAWKFLLGYLSWEGSAEEHKAHVRKKTDEYFRMKLQWKSVSAEQERRNSLLHGYRSLIERDVSRTDRTNKFYEGPENPGLGLLNDILLTYCMYHFDLGYVQGMSDLLSPILFVVQNEVDAFWCFCGFMELVHGNFEESQETMKRQLGQLLLLLRVLDQPLCDFLDSQDSGSLCFCFRWLLIWFKREFPFPDVLRLWEVLWTGLPGPSLHLLVACAILDMERDALMLSGFGANEILKHINELTMKLSVEDVLTRAEALYRQLTACPELPHNVQEVLGLAQPKEPSSPSPPISPLPLSTRAPLPPRPPREDVVAQPDSSLEILPEDDDGADS from the exons GACTCAAGTGGAGTCGAGCCCAGCACCACAGAGGAGGAACCTACCTTTGACCCAGGCTATGAACCTGACTGGGCTGTCATTAGCACAGTGCGGCCAAGGCCCCACCTGGCAGAGCCCAGGAGAG GTGCAGAGCCCAGCTGCCCCCAGAGCTCCTGGGCCTTCTCTGTGAGCCTGGGGGAGCTCAAGTCCATCCGCAGGTCCAAGCCAGGCCTCAGCTGGGCCTACCTGGTCCTGGTGACACAGGCTGGGGGCTCCCTGCCTGCCTTGCATTTCCACAGGGGAGGTACCCGAGCCTTGCTCCGGGTCCTCAGTCGCTACCTGCTATTGGCCAG CTCTCCGCAGGACCCCCGCCTCTACTTGGTCTTCCCGCACGATTCCTCTGCcctctccaactccttccatCACCTGCAGCTCTTTGACCAGGACAGTTCCAATGTGGTGTCA CGCTTCCTCCAGGATCCCTACTCCACCACCTTCAGTAGCTTCTCTCGAGTGACCAACTTCTTCCGGGGAGCACTACAGCCACACCCTGAGGGGGCCTCCCCCCCTGACCTTCCTCTGCGGCCAGATGATGAGCCAGAGCCCGGTTTTGAGGTCATCTCCTGC GTGGAGTTGGGGCAGCGTCCCACAGTGGAGCGGGGTCCTCCAGTCACAGAGGAAGAGTGGACCCGCCACGTGGGTCCTGATGGTCGCCTGCACAATATCCCTGAGTTGAAAAATCGGATCTTCTCAGGG GGTCTCAGCCCTGGCCTGCGGCGGGAGGCTTGGAAGTTCCTTCTGGGGTACCTTAGCTGGGAGGGTTCAGCTGAAGAGCACAAAGCCCATGTGCGGAAGAAAAC GGACGAGTACTTCCGCATGAAGCTGCAGTGGAAGTCTGTGAGTGCTGAGCAGGAGCGAAGGAACTCCCTGCTGCATGGATACCGTAGCCTCATTG AGAGAGACGTAAGCCGCACCGACAGGACTAACAAGTTCTACGAAGGCCCTGAGAACCCGGGGCTGGGCCTGCTCAATGATATCCTCCTCACCTACTGCATGTACCACTTTGACTTGG GCTATGTCCAGGGCATGAGTGACCTCCTGTCCCCAATACTCTTCGTGGTTCAGAACGAAGTGGATGCCTTCTGGTGTTTCTGTGGCTTCATGGAACTTGTG CATGGGAACTTTGAAGAGAGTCAGGAGACTATGAAGCGGCAGCTGGGGCAGCTCTTGCTGCTTCTTCGGGTACTGGATCAGCCACTCTGTGATTTCCTGG ATTCCCAGGACTCGGGTTCCCTGTGCTTCTGTTTCCGGTGGCTTCTCATCTGGTTCAAGAGGGAATTTCCCTTCCCCGATGTCCTTCGGTTGTGGGAG GTGCTGTGGACGGGGCTTCCTGGCCCCAGCCTGCACCTGCTGGTGGCCTGTGCCATCTTGGACATGGAGCGGGATGCGCTGATGCTGTCTGGCTTTGGCGCCAACGAGATCCTTAAG CACATCAATGAGCTGACCATGAAGCTGAGTGTGGAAGACGTGCTGACGCGGGCAGAGGCCCTGTACAGGCAGCTGACTGCCTGCCCA GAGCTGCCACACAATGTGCAGGAAGTCTTGGGGCTGGCACAGCCAAAAGAGCCCAGTAGCCCATCTCCTCCCATATCCCCGCTGCCGCTGTCCACTCGGGCCCCGCTGCCCCCAAGGCCGCCGAGGGAGGATGTGGTTGCGCAGCCTGACAGCAGCCTGGAGATCTTGCCTGAGGACGACGACGGTGCAGACTCCTAG